The sequence TCGCGGCTTCCGCGCCGAACAGCTGCTTCACGCGGTCGATCGCCAGTTGCTCGACCACGTCGACGTATTCGCAACCGCCGTAGTAGCGCTTGCCCGGATAACCTTCCGCGTACTTGTTCGTGAGCTGCGAGCCCTGCGCGGCCATCACGGCCGGGCTCGTGTAGTTTTCCGACGCGATCAGCTCGATGTGATCTTCCTGGCGGCGGTTTTCGTCCTGAATGGCAGTCCAGAGTTCCGGATCGACGTTTGCGACGGTGCTGGTGGTGCGATTGAACATGATGATTGACCAAAAGAGAGTGATTGACTGACCGCGGGATGCCGGCTGATTGGTGGTTCGGCCCTCCCATTCCATCAGACGCGCCCCTTGTTCAGCTAGAAGGATTACGACAATCCGCTAGGACGCCCCGCGCGATGAACAGACAAAAAAAATCGAAGGTTCGCATCGCTGCGGAACCTTCGACCAGGCTCGCTGACCTTGCAGGCGTGGCGCCTGCCCTTCAGCTTCTTGCGAGCATCAGTGACTAGACGGCGGAAAAACAGTTGTCGACGAACAGATGGGTGCCGTTGACGAAACTCGATTCGTCGGACGCGAGGAACAGCGCGGCCGCCGCGACTTCCGACGGCTCGCACAAGCGACCTTGCTGAAGCGCGATCGCCGCTTCGGTCGCGTCGACGCCCATGGCCTGCAGGTCCCTGAGTTCGCGCATCCCGTGCGGCGTGCGGATGAACCCCGGCGCCAGCGCGTTGCAACGAATCCCCCGGTCGCGGTACTCGACCGCGATGGCCCGCGCGAACATGTGGCAGGCGCCCTTGGTCGCGTCATACAGCACCTCGCCCGGCGTCGCGCAGACCGCGGAAATCGACGACGTACAGACGATGCTGCCCCGTCCCTTCTCGAGCATCTGCGGCAGCACCGCTTTCGTCATCAGGAACATGCTCTTGACGTTCACGCCCATCAGCCAGTCCCATTCCGACTCTTCGATGTCGAGAAACGGTTTGACGATCAGCGTGCCGGCATGATTGAACAGGATGTCCGCATTGCCGTACTGCTGCTTCGCCGCATCGACCGCCTGCTGGACATCCGCCTGTTTCGACACGTCCGCGCCGAGGCCGATCGCCTGCAAGCCGGCCTCGCGCAGCCTGGCCGCGAGCGTTTCGGCCGCGTCGCCGTCCCGGTCGATGATCGCGACCTTCGCGCCCTGCGCGGCAAACAGTTCGGACGCGGCGCCGCCGCATCCGCCGGCGCCGCCGCTCACGATGGCGACCTTGCCGGCAAGGCGACCGTCAATCCTGGCATTCATGCTTCGTTCTCCCATGTAGTTCGTTCGGGCCGGCTCAACTGAACAGCGTCCGAAGATGATCGTTGAGGAAATAGCCTTCGGGGTCCACGCTGCGGCGCAGTGCGCGGAAGGCTTCGGCTTTGGGGAACCAGCGGTCCACGTCTTCGCGGTTCGTGAAATGCAGCTTGCCCCAGTGCGGACGCGAGCCGTAGTCGCGCAGGATGTCGTCGACGTCCTTCAGGAACGGCCAGTAGTCGACGCCGTTCGGGCCGCCGGAGCATGAAATGGTGACGCTGTCCTGGTGGTTGAACGGGCTGATCCACGCCGGGTCGCCCTTCGTGAAGCGGTACTCGACCGGGAAAATGCAGTCGCGATGTTTCGTGAGAATGAGGTCGCGAACCCGGCGCAGCGCTTCCTTGCCGTGTTCCGCGGGCACCGCGTACTCGAGTTCATGGAAGTTCGGCACGTAGTGAATCGCATACACCTCGGCGCTATAGGCGATCTTCTCGTGCTCGCCTTCATGGAACGTGCGCTGGTCGGTGATATCCATCACCTTGATTTCGCACACGTCGTAGTCCTTCTTCGAGTTCGACACTTTGGCGGTGTCGGGCAGGCAGTACAGGTGGCGGCTTTCGGACGTCGGACACCAGAAGAAGCCGAAATGCCGATGCTTCGCCGCCAGGTCGTCGTACTGTTCCATCAGCGCGTCGAAGTCCTCGCGCCAGACACGATCATGCAGCCAGAACGCATCGGTCACCTGCAGCGTCATCTCCGAGACCACGCCGAACATCCCGATATTCACCTGCGTCGCATGCAGCAGGTCGATGTCCTGCGCGTCGCTCACTTCCATGATCGAGCCGTCCGGACGAACGATGCGCATCCCGACGACCTGCGACGACAGGTTGCTCAGCGTCGTCCCCGTGCCGTGCGTGCCGGTGGCGAACGCGCCGGCAATCGCCTGCGAATCGATGTCGCCCTGGTTGACGAGCGACAAGCCGATGTCCTTCAGGTGGCGCGTCACCGCATTCAGTTTGGTGCCGGCCTTCACCGTCACGCGCTTGCGCGCTTCATCGACAGCGACGATGCCCTGGTAATCCTGAAGCGACAACAGCAGGCCGCTGGTTGCCACGACGGGCGTGAACGAGTGCCCCGATCCCGAGCATCGGACATTCTTGCCCTGGCGCGTCGCGGTGCGCACCAGTTCCGCGATCTCGGCCTCGCTGGTCGGCGACGCCATGTGCGCGGCCACGCATGATTGATTGCCAACCCAGTTTCTCCAGAATCCGCCACGGGGAAGTTCCATCAACGTCTCTCCAGATAGGGTCCGAGGTGCTTTGTCGGAATGGCTCGGCGGGTCGGCGGTTGGCTGCCCCGTCGAGCCGCTCGATCAAGGAAACCGGGTGTTCGTGGACACCCGGCCGATGCATCGTGTCAGTGCCAAAGGTAGGGCGCCGAAAGGCTTTCCACTATCGGATTTCGGCAAGCAAGGGTTTCTACGAGGATGTGGCGGAGCGGAGCTTTTTGACCGGCTACAATGATTCGATCCGGCCCGCCCCTTCCCGACCCCGATGACGCCGTCTGCCCACCCGAGCGATTTCTCTGGCGCCCCGTTGTTCGCGCGAACGGTCGCGTTCTGCGCGTTCACCGACGTGGCGGAGCAGGCGCGGTCGTTCGACGGCTGGGACCTGAATTACACGCAGATCTCGGGCGGCCTGTTTCATGGCTCGTCGTCGATCGTTTCGCTCGGCGGCATCCGGCTGCTGGTCGAAGACCTCGACAAGGTCATCCTGCAGCAGGGCGCCGTGCCGTCGGACCGGATCGCCGTGGCCGTGCCGCTGGAACTGGAAGGGCATGCGCGCATGTGCGGCGAGAAGAGCGGGCGCGACAGCCTGCACGTGTTCTCGAGCCTGCCGGAATTCGAGTTCTATTCGCCCGACCGGCACGTGCTCGTGAATGTCGAAATCGAACCCGACAAGCTGTCGACGCAGGCGATGCGCACGCTCGCTTCATCCCTGCGCGCGCGAACCCTCGCGCCGCTGATCCCGATGGCCAGCGAGGTCGCCGACAATCTTCGCGACCTGCTGCGCCAGACGCTGGCCGCGGCGGCGAAAAACACGCCCGTCGACGACGTGGCGACGCAGGACAGGATCGAACTGCTGGAGCGCACCGTCCTGTACGCGATCTCGGAAGTGATGACGGCGGCCACGCCGGAGGCCGGCGCGCAAGCCGCGCGCCCGACGAAATACTGGTCGCTGGTCAACGCGGTACAGGAGCGGCTGCAGGACGCATCGACCTGCCCGTTGTCGATCGCCGAGCTGTGCGTGCAGCTCGGCATCAGCCGGCGCACCGCGCAATATGCGTTCCACGACGCGCTCAACCTGAACCCGATTGCGTATCTGCGGGCCGTTCGACTGAATCACGCACGCCGCGAGCTTCGGCTCGGCGAATCCGTGACGTCCGCCGCAACCAAATGGGGCTTCTGGCACCTGAGCAGTTTTGCGCAAGACTATCGCGCGATGTTCGGCGAACTGCCGTCGGCCACGGCCAGGCGCTACGCGCGCCAGGCCAGCTAGATGCCTGTCGCGATTCGGCGGCCGGTGCAAACCTCGCACCGGCCGCCGCCCTGCTCACGCCATCAGTCGTCCTGCTGTTCCTGCTGCGCCTGCACCTGCCGCTGCTGGATGAACTGCCGCACATCGCTCATCGTCACGCGGCCGGTGTGCTTCGCATCGATCTCGTCGAAGTGCTTCGACACGAAACCGAGCCCGCTGCTCTGCGCCTGCGCCTTCGTCACGGCCGCGCCATTGCTCAGCACCGTATTGGCGCCGAGCCTCGCGTCGACACGCCGCTGCGCCTGCTGCTGCAGCGTCGCGCCGGTCGACGGCAAGACCGGCGCCGCGCGCGTCGAAGGAAAGAACGGACCGTCGACACCGCGCCCGCCGTGCGGCAGCTTCACCGGCGCCACCGCCTGCGGCGGCAATGCGTAGGCGCTGCTCACCACGGCACCGAGGACGATCAACGAAGACATACGCCGCATCAAATTGATTAGGGACATGATCACTCGCATTCAATGGATGAATAGAGGGTTCCTTTGACAAGGAGTCCGTCGCTCAGGGGGCCGCCGCCAGCGTCGTCGCTGCCGTCGCGCCCGGGACGCTGCCGGTCGGCACGCTGGGCGGGTTTTCATCCGGCCACGGCGGCGGCAGCGTGTGCAGCGTCAGCGCCGTCGGAATCCGCTTGCCGCGATAGAACGTCGTCAGGTCCCGCTTCATCTGCGGACGGGCGACGTCGTCCAGATAAGTCATGTGTCCGCCCTGGAAGAAGTTCACTTGCAGCTTCGGGTTCAGGCCCTTCACCGTCTGCAGCCGCGCGAGCTGCTTCTCGGTGTTGAAGAACGGTGTCGCGAGATCGTGGAAGCCGTTCTCCGCGAGCACGCGCAGCTTCGGGTTGAGCTGCAGCGCACCGAGCAGATCGGGGATCGTGTCGGGCATCGGCTGGCCGTCGTGCGTGAAGTCCCATACGCCGATGATGTTGTCGTTCAGCGGCAGGTAGGTCGCGTTCGGCGCGGTGTAGCCGAGGTAGTCGGGCATCTGCGTCGCGAGCGCGTTCGTGAACGGCTGCGATATCAGGATGTCCGACGGGTCGCCATCGGTTTGCAGGCGCGGATCCGAATTCGGCAACGACACGCGTCCGTCATACCGGCCGACCGTCGTGCCGGGCAGCAGGCTCGTCCCGAACGGGTTCGCGTTGAAGTAGCCGCGCAGCGCCTGTTGCGTCAGGCTCGACGGGATCGACCACAGCCTGAGCGTCGCATCGCTCGGGAACACCGGCGTGCCGAGCGCATCCGGAATGCCGAGCTGGCTCAACACCCATGACTGCGAGTACTTCTGCAGCTGGTTGTAGATCAGCGTCGTGAACAGTTCCGTCTGCAGTGCGTACAGATCCTGGTTCACCGGCGCGGGCGATACCTGGTTGAAATACGCCGCGACCGCCGCATAGCCGGGCAGATAGCCGGCCACGGTATCGGTATCGAGCAGCAGCCCCTCCGTCGACTGCGTGATCGCCACCGCTTCCACCGCATCCGCGAAGTAATTCAGGATCGACGACTGCAGCACGATGCCCGTCAGGTGCACGCCGGCCGATTCGAGCGCGAGCGCCAGCATGTCGGTACGCGGCGTGCCGTACGATTCGCCGTACAGGTAGATCGGCGAACTGCTGCGGCTGTTGACGTTCAGGTAGCGCTGGATGAAGTCGCGCATGATGTTCACGTCCGCATCGGAACCCCAGTACTTCTGGTTGGTGTTCGGCAACACGGCTTCCGACAGCCCGGTCCCCGGCGGGTCGATGAATACGAGGTCGCTGGTGTCGATCAGGCTGTCCACGTTGTCGACGAGCGGATAGTTCGGCCAGTTGTTGCCGAACAGTGGATCGGGCGTGGCGACGCGGGTCGGCGCGAACGAGCCGAGACGCAGCCAGATCGACGACGAGCCGGGGCCGCCGTTATACACGAACGTGACGGGACGCGGCTTGCCGTTCGTGCTCGGCGCGGTGTACGCGACATACGACATCGACGCTTCCGCATTGCCGTTCGCGTCCTGCGCGGTCAGGTGGCCGGTGGTCGTCGTGTAGTTGACGGCCGTGCCGCCGGACTTCCACTGGTAATGCATGACGGCCGCTTTCTCGGACACCTGCGCGGCGGCAAGGCCGTCGGTCGCATTCATCGAATACGCGACCTGATCGACGTAAGGCTGGTTGGCCGCCGGCGTCTGGCTGCCGGCCGATTGTTGCGCGCTGGCCTGCTGGCTGGCAGTCGCCTGCGCGAGGCTCGACGCGCCGACGGACGACGAATCGTCGCCGCCGCACGCCGCGAGGACCAGTGTCATGACGGTCAATGCACCTAGCCCGGCCAACCGGCCGTGACGGCCACGGCGGCTGCCGGTACAGCTCCTGTCTGGTTTCATCTCTATCCTTGTGTGGGTTCGGATACCGCTTCACAAAGGCCGCCAACGCTCGAGAAACGCGCAGGCCTACCCGCCACTCGCGTTGCACGGTCGGCAGTCGGCGGTTGGGGATTGGACTTCTAAGAGACTGAACTTGATACAGACACAGCAAACTGCTGGCGAGAATGGTGCTCGGACGCCCCCTGCAGTCTGGACAACTTTTATATGACCAAAATTTACGACATGACAAAAATAGGCGGTGCTGCGCCGCGTTGTCAAAGATCATTCCGATATTAAAAATCCCGTAATGATGCAAACGCCAGTCAGTGTCTGGCATTTGAAAGAAAACGGGATTATTCGTGCAAGGCGCGCTGTATCGGCAATGTCTCGCCGAATATTTTACTTTTCACGTACAACGCTGAAGCCTTTACTGTATTGATACAGCGCCTCTAAAACCTTCATATCGACAGG comes from Burkholderia pyrrocinia and encodes:
- a CDS encoding 2-oxoglutarate dehydrogenase, with product MSSLIVLGAVVSSAYALPPQAVAPVKLPHGGRGVDGPFFPSTRAAPVLPSTGATLQQQAQRRVDARLGANTVLSNGAAVTKAQAQSSGLGFVSKHFDEIDAKHTGRVTMSDVRQFIQQRQVQAQQEQQDD
- a CDS encoding S10 family serine carboxypeptidase-like protein; translated protein: MKPDRSCTGSRRGRHGRLAGLGALTVMTLVLAACGGDDSSSVGASSLAQATASQQASAQQSAGSQTPAANQPYVDQVAYSMNATDGLAAAQVSEKAAVMHYQWKSGGTAVNYTTTTGHLTAQDANGNAEASMSYVAYTAPSTNGKPRPVTFVYNGGPGSSSIWLRLGSFAPTRVATPDPLFGNNWPNYPLVDNVDSLIDTSDLVFIDPPGTGLSEAVLPNTNQKYWGSDADVNIMRDFIQRYLNVNSRSSSPIYLYGESYGTPRTDMLALALESAGVHLTGIVLQSSILNYFADAVEAVAITQSTEGLLLDTDTVAGYLPGYAAVAAYFNQVSPAPVNQDLYALQTELFTTLIYNQLQKYSQSWVLSQLGIPDALGTPVFPSDATLRLWSIPSSLTQQALRGYFNANPFGTSLLPGTTVGRYDGRVSLPNSDPRLQTDGDPSDILISQPFTNALATQMPDYLGYTAPNATYLPLNDNIIGVWDFTHDGQPMPDTIPDLLGALQLNPKLRVLAENGFHDLATPFFNTEKQLARLQTVKGLNPKLQVNFFQGGHMTYLDDVARPQMKRDLTTFYRGKRIPTALTLHTLPPPWPDENPPSVPTGSVPGATAATTLAAAP
- a CDS encoding SDR family NAD(P)-dependent oxidoreductase produces the protein MNARIDGRLAGKVAIVSGGAGGCGGAASELFAAQGAKVAIIDRDGDAAETLAARLREAGLQAIGLGADVSKQADVQQAVDAAKQQYGNADILFNHAGTLIVKPFLDIEESEWDWLMGVNVKSMFLMTKAVLPQMLEKGRGSIVCTSSISAVCATPGEVLYDATKGACHMFARAIAVEYRDRGIRCNALAPGFIRTPHGMRELRDLQAMGVDATEAAIALQQGRLCEPSEVAAAALFLASDESSFVNGTHLFVDNCFSAV
- a CDS encoding helix-turn-helix domain-containing protein, whose product is MFARTVAFCAFTDVAEQARSFDGWDLNYTQISGGLFHGSSSIVSLGGIRLLVEDLDKVILQQGAVPSDRIAVAVPLELEGHARMCGEKSGRDSLHVFSSLPEFEFYSPDRHVLVNVEIEPDKLSTQAMRTLASSLRARTLAPLIPMASEVADNLRDLLRQTLAAAAKNTPVDDVATQDRIELLERTVLYAISEVMTAATPEAGAQAARPTKYWSLVNAVQERLQDASTCPLSIAELCVQLGISRRTAQYAFHDALNLNPIAYLRAVRLNHARRELRLGESVTSAATKWGFWHLSSFAQDYRAMFGELPSATARRYARQAS
- a CDS encoding D-arabinono-1,4-lactone oxidase codes for the protein MELPRGGFWRNWVGNQSCVAAHMASPTSEAEIAELVRTATRQGKNVRCSGSGHSFTPVVATSGLLLSLQDYQGIVAVDEARKRVTVKAGTKLNAVTRHLKDIGLSLVNQGDIDSQAIAGAFATGTHGTGTTLSNLSSQVVGMRIVRPDGSIMEVSDAQDIDLLHATQVNIGMFGVVSEMTLQVTDAFWLHDRVWREDFDALMEQYDDLAAKHRHFGFFWCPTSESRHLYCLPDTAKVSNSKKDYDVCEIKVMDITDQRTFHEGEHEKIAYSAEVYAIHYVPNFHELEYAVPAEHGKEALRRVRDLILTKHRDCIFPVEYRFTKGDPAWISPFNHQDSVTISCSGGPNGVDYWPFLKDVDDILRDYGSRPHWGKLHFTNREDVDRWFPKAEAFRALRRSVDPEGYFLNDHLRTLFS